From the Psilocybe cubensis strain MGC-MH-2018 chromosome 6, whole genome shotgun sequence genome, the window TACCTGTTCCAGACTAGAATAAAAGATAAAACATTATTTTGATACTCTTTGGGCAATCGTGCATCGCAGATATACTGACCGTATGAATCAAAACAGGTGCTTTACCAGACTGTTTGAATTTACGTTTCATTCCATGTAAAATTGCTCGGGCTGAAGGCAGATGATCTGAGTTCGCCTTGTGTGGTATGGATGAGCGATGGAGTTGTATACAAAGAACATACCCTCCACTCACTATAGCAAAGACTACATCTGCTCGAGAAGCAGCATCTGTAAGAAAGCTCAAGTCATCGGCCTCGTACGATCCGATGATGCTTTCAACTCCTAAATTTTCGATCTTGCGTCCCTTTTCCTCTGAGCGTACAATTGCAGAAATTTTGAACGAAGATGCCTCTGGATGCTTCAATAATCTGTCTAGAACACTGCCACCAACATATCCTACCAAGTGGAATATTAGATGACAATCGGCATGATAGGATAGGGAACTGACCGGTGGCACCAGTGATCAGAATGTTAATTTGTGGAGACATGCTTTGGATTACAGGTGCGATTAAAGCTGTTGGGCAAAGTCATTCATTTGCCTTCATCTTATAGGCTCTTTTTAGCAGACGAGTCTTATTCATTGCATACCAGAAGTTGCCATTCATTATTCAGCTGTTGCGACCGACAACGCCATCTCACCGATTTTTGTGAGCGGTAAACCATCCTCGCGTGTCAGATAGTTGTAAATCGGAGGGCCCTCACCCATGATCGCGTCATGGAGATTTGTACTCCAGCCTGTCTCAAAAAGGACATAGTTAGAGCGCTGATCTGACTGATTTGTCAACAACCGTCTGCTTCGTAGACGATTCGTAACCAAGTACCTTGGACGTCGGCATTGTGTCGGCATTTAACTTTGGCGTCGTGTCACCGGCAGTCCGTCTTACTTGGCATCGGCCGCTCATCAAAAGTTTTGCTCTGCAGCACATATGTAGCTCATGGAGAGTACAAAGAACCATTTGAAGATTGAATAACACATCGAACGTCAATGGCGAACATGAGCAAGTTGATTCGGAGTTTAGGATAAGTTTAGGATAACATCGGAGCTGGAAAATATTCAAACAGCGAGTCATAAGTAGTGTCATTGATCAAGTACAGCCGAACTTCGGATCATGGGCGCTAACGCTAAAGTACTTCGCTTGCCATATCGAAAATGACACTCAATACAACCCACCTAACCAAAGAGCTGTAACACCTCattgcaaaaagaaaaatccGTTCAAGACAACATCAACCTTTTATTAAACAATGCATAATAAAGCATATCATTACAGTACACAAATTTAGACACCGCCGTGTCTGCCCTCACGGtgttgctttttctcaaCGGCCTTGGTATAGTGGTGAGGAAGAGCATTCTTGTCAACATATATGTGGTGAGTGGGATCCATAATGGCAGGATTACCGCGGCGGGGAGCTTCAATGATGTGGCCATGCTGATCATGAATTTGAGCACTGATGTGGACATGAGGATCCCGAGAGCCCTGGGAGTGCGCCAAATTCCTGCAAGGAATGATTAAGTCAAACAGTTGGTTGCTTCAACATAGGACTCACTTGATAACAGCAGAGTGCGCTCCCGGAGTGTGTGACATGTGGTCTGCAACAACCTTCTTATGGAAGTTTTCGACCTCCTTGCGTTTGTGACCGTGAAGGTTAAGAGCGTCAAGAGCGTTCGACGCAGAGTGCTTGTGCTCAGGTCCATGACCTTTGAGGAACGTGATGTTGTCGATGTGACCAGGAGGAGCTGGCTTATGCGAGTCTTTGTGCTGGTGATCTTTGCCGCGGCGTACAAGGTACTGGTTAGATCGACGGACATAGACCGGCTCTTCACGGGCAACAACATCACTACAGAAAAATGTGTATCAGATATTAAGAAGGTTGCTTATTAAGAAAGCGAGTACACACTTGGCCTGCCATCTGTTTACTGGCACAGCAGTAGCTGTCTGAAGCAGGGCGAATGCAACGGCAATGAAAGGAATGAAACGCATGTTTGTTAGGTTTTAAAGTTAACAAAAAGGTTGATTTTTTGACTGTTGTAGTTCGACAGCGACCAGCACTGAGGAAGTTGTTGTATAGAGCGCAGCTGAGGGAATCTTAGTGAACATGGCCTGGCTTTTATAGCTCTTCTTTGGTTGGTTGGCCTCGTTTGTTCCCATGAGTTTGCAGGGTCGCCTTCGTATCTAACCAAAAATTTCCCGTGCTCGTATGATATTTCTAAAAGTCAACAAGAGACCACGTCCGGTATTTAATGGCGATTCTTTTTACGTCTAAGATCCATTATTGCCGATCATTAGTTTGAGATATTTTTCTCCAATCTGTCAATCGTTTACTCGATGATATATAGAGCCCCATTATAACTCTAAGAGGCTTGTGGAACGCGAAAGGAGGATGAAAGCGTTGCACTATAGTGTTGAGGTTGAACTCATTGCTTAGCTAGAAGCGTCATAGGACTTGAAATTAATCTACAGGTCTATAAATTAGATATGTTATCGCAAGGCTGTCAACCGGGTAACATGGCTTACATGCTTCAACGCTAGTTGTTAGTATATATCGCATCTTACCAGTTTCTGTCAAAATGTAGCGGGCGGCATTTACTGCCGAGTAAGTAGTTTTCAACCGTACGACAGATAGGTCAGAAAATAATTGCGGATAGCCGGACAACGAGTTATGGCACCGGGAAGAGGTCGATGCCGACGAATTCCTTCTAGATGTTCATTCGTATGTCCTCTTGGTACACCCACAACGCCCATTTATTCTACTGAAAGTGGCCTAAGTAAGTATTGTGTAGCACTTCCCCAGGGCATGGGTATTTAACACCAAAGCCCACTATCTTCTTTATTTACAAGTAGTTCTGATATGAAATCTAGCATCAGAGGGTCCAGAAGTCAGCGCCCTTCAGCGATTCCCCTGGCGCCCGCAATCATGGAGACCAGAGATGTGTCGGGGCTGAAACGTACATTGCCCCAACCGATTTGGGGTCCCAGTCAGCAAAATTGGAAGTGTGGACTTAACGGCATCCTAATCTGGCATAACAACACTTCATAGCCATTGTGATTCAACCCTCAATCTTGATAATACTTAATGATTGTGTCAAATTCAAACGTTACATATTGTTGCTGCAGTGCCTTCAATAAAAAAAGGAGCAACATACAAAACAGAACTTCTTCATCTTAAACCACAACAATGTCCAACTTTCCCGAAGAACAACTCGACTCACCAGCTGGCTACTTCCCTGGAAAGCCTGGCCTCACTTTAGATAATGGACGATGGACTATTGTCCGCAAGCTTGGATGGGGTCCTCGGTCCTCAACATGGCTCGCAGTCGATAACAAGGAACATGTGGGGGAGTACTCAGCGATCAAGATCTTGACCGCGGAGGCCACCGAGGAATCTACAGCCACGAACGAATCGAAACTGCTCTCCGGCCCCATCAAAAACTTCACCGAGGGCTTCCCTAAACTCACCAAAACTTTCTACCAGCACGAcgacaaaggcaaaagaCATTACTGTCTCGCATTCCACGTGCTGGGGTCATCCGTCGAGGATCTCCGGCTCACCAATGAATATGATGGGCAATACCTACCCGTTCATGTCGTTCAGAAGATTATAGGTGACATTGCAGAGCGACTTGCGTGTCTCAACGATGAGAAGATTATCCATGGGGGTGAGTTGTTCAGCAGGTTCCAAGTTAACCTAATTCTCACTTCTTCCCAAAGCTGTCCATCCCGATaacttccttttcttctgcgTACAAAGAGGCGAATCGATCAGAAAAGTTCTTGCTAAATCACCTAGTGAGAAGGCAGAAGAAGTCGTTGGTGACGATGGTATCTCGTACCCAGTTGTCAGGTCACAACCAATTGACCATGGTAATCCGTGGGACTCCTCCGCGCAAGATATCCTCAACGTGTTGATTTACTTGGCGAACTACGGGCATGGTAAGCGTCCCCCCGGATAATTGATCTCATGCGCTAAGTGCATGTTGTCTCAGCACATCATAAGGGTGTTGCCGCACCTACGGACGCCAGAAAAACGTATTACGCTCCAGAAATCTTGAAGGGCGAGAAGGCCGATCAGAAGGCCGACATTTGGGCCCTGGGCTGCAGTGTGAGTACATACATCGATAATTGGGAGAGAGTCCGAGTTTACATTATCATCCCTCCACAGATCTATCTCTTGTTAACGGGCACTGAGCTTTTCTCTGAGACCTATGTTGCCTCGCCGGTCGAGACAGCCACAGAAACTCTCGGAAAATTAGAAACCCTTCTCAAAGAAAGCGAAAAGCTATCCGAGAAAGACATCGCACCCGCTGCCTCCCTCCTTAGATCGTGCCTAGCAGTCAAGCCTACAAAAAGAGCCAGCGCAGTTGATGTACTTGGTAGTGGTTGGATTAAGGGTGGATGTGGCTGCGGTTATTGCGGTTAAGGAGGACATCGTGTATTATAGTCGCCCACTGCGGTGAAATAATTGTACAGAAAGCCAAAGAATATATGCGTGTACAGTGTTTGGTATTCTTGAACTTTAGCCTTATAGATGATCGTTGGTATAAATGCGTAAAAGCAGCAAGGCGGGATACCAAAAAGCAGAAAGGATTCCAAGCAAGAGGCACAGACACATGAACTGTGAAGCCTCTCAGCGGGACGATATCGGAATTCAAATTCGGCATTCGCCGGAAACCCAACAGGAGGGTTTTGGCAACCCCGCTTTCGGTTTTGACTACGCCTACGTTTCCCAAACCTCAACTCGAACGCATAGTTCTGCTGTACTTCCAACCAAGAAAGTCTCGTCATGTCAGATATCTGCCCCGTCTACTCTCCTTTCTTCAGCGCCATGGTAAGTACACCCAATGTTGGGTTCCGTTGTGACGTACGTTGACCAGGGGGTGGTTGCTTTTTCACTAGGGCTGCACCA encodes:
- a CDS encoding Serine/threonine-protein kinase SRPK, which produces MSNFPEEQLDSPAGYFPGKPGLTLDNGRWTIVRKLGWGPRSSTWLAVDNKEHVGEYSAIKILTAEATEESTATNESKLLSGPIKNFTEGFPKLTKTFYQHDDKGKRHYCLAFHVLGSSVEDLRLTNEYDGQYLPVHVVQKIIGDIAERLACLNDEKIIHGAVHPDNFLFFCVQRGESIRKVLAKSPSEKAEEVVGDDGISYPVVRSQPIDHGNPWDSSAQDILNVLIYLANYGHAHHKGVAAPTDARKTYYAPEILKGEKADQKADIWALGCSIYLLLTGTELFSETYVASPVETATETLGKLETLLKESEKLSEKDIAPAASLLRSCLAVKPTKRASAVDVLGSGWIKGGCGCGYCG